Proteins from a single region of Trichoderma asperellum chromosome 3, complete sequence:
- a CDS encoding uncharacterized protein (TransMembrane:1 (i126-145o)): MKMEDLVNPEPGIWYQSGLAMRRSAHWRPDPAQLSLSASCAAPPRSPSARCWFLASDTRLSPAPLRLVLSPQQPHHPTSKPYFADSKSQHLDPNPEASDSKYRANSVNSRLRVSRARSLHHLHRRVAATIAAVSAAGISSLAALVQTMSWNLTKKLKETHLGFSKSSSPSGKDKTKDKSGTSTPSSDVNSISDANGATSIEALTQAPVVKPSKPGILVLTLYEARGLSLPEQYQDVIAAGHPTGAHSAGDALSSVRQSASTRPQSTGSGFKGIPTSHGRVSGKYMPYALVDFDKNQVFINSVDGNPENPVWAGSNTQYKFDVSRVGELTVSLFMRNPTAAAGSGRAQDIFLGSIRVNPRFETASDVASASKKGDRPQAQGHSGQGWFELQNGTGKLQIGVDFVENRVGKLTIDDFDLLTLVGKGSFGKVMQVRKKDTGRIYAIKTIRKAKIISRSEVTHTLAERSVLAQINNPFIVPLKFSFQSPEKLYFVLAFVNGGELFFHLSKEGRFDINRSRFYTAELLCALECLHGFNVIYRDLKPENILLDYQGHIALCDFGLCKLEMKDEDSTNTFVGTPEYLAPELLKGEGYGKTVDWWTLGVLLYEMLTGLPPFYDENTNEMYRKILTAPLNFPGYDIVPPAARDLLTKLLDRDPTKRLGVNGSTEIKSHPFFHGIDWKKLLQRKYEPTFKPHVANALDTINFDQQFTEEPAQDSLPDDFVLSKTMQDQFVNFSYNRPVAGLDDAGGSIKDPSFLDASEARGRR, from the exons CAGCTGTCACTCAGCGCCTCCTGTGCGGCGCCGCCCCGCTCCCCTAGCGCTCGGTGCTGGTTTTTGGCCTCTGACACCCGCCTCAGCCCAGCCCCTCTACGCCTCGTGCTCTCCCCTCAACAGCCACACCATCCAACATCGAAGCCATACTTTGCGGATTCCAAATCCCAACATCTCGACCCGAACCCTGAAGCCAGCGATTCCAAATACCGGGCCAACAGCGTCAATTCCCGACTCCGCGTCTCTCGGGCTCGATCATTACATCATCTGCATCGTCGCGTCGCTGCCACCATCGCCGCCGTGTCTGCTGCTGGAATCTCCAGCCTCGCTGCGCTGGTGCAAACCATGTCGTGGAACCTGACCAAAA AGCTTAAAGAAACCCATCTGGGCTTCTCGAAATCTTCATCGCCCTCCGGCAAAGACAAGACCAAGGACAAGAGCGGCACTTCGACCCCTTCGTCTGACGTCAACAGCATCTCCGATGCGAACGGCGCCA CCTCCATAGAAGCCCTCACACAGGCGCCCGTTGTCAAGCCGTCGAAACCTGGCATCCTCGTCCTTACCCTCTACGAAGCCCGCGGCCTCTCTCTACCCGAACAATATCAAGATGTCATAGCGGCAGGCCACCCGACTGGCGCTCACTCTGCCGGAGATGCGCTGAGTTCTGTCCGCCAGAGTGCGTCCACTAGACCGCAGTCAACCGGGTCGGGATTCAAGGGCATCCCGACCAGCCATGGTCGTGTGTCGGGCAAATACATGCCATATGCGCTGGTAGATTTTGATAAGAACCAAGTATTCATCAACTCTGTTGATGGAAACCCCGAGAACCCTGTTTGGGCTGGCTCTAATACTCAGTACAAGTTTGATGTGTCGCGCGTTGGCGAGTTGACCGTCTCGCTCTTTATGAGAAACCCaacggctgctgcaggctcTGGTAGGGCCCAAGATATCTTCTTGGGCTCTATTCGTGTGAATCCCAGATTCGAAACTGCGTCTGACGTGGCGTCGGCGAGCAAAAAGGGCGACCGACCGCAAGCCCAAGGCCACAGCGGGCAGGGCTGGTTTGAGCTACAGAATGGAACAGGCAAACTCCAGATTGGCGTTGATTTTGTTGAGAACCGCGTCGGCAAACTCACCATTGACGACTTTGACCTTCTCACGCTTGTTGGAAAGGGTAGTTTTGGAAAGGTGATGCAGGTTCGGAAGAAGGATACTGGCCGTATCTATGCCATCAAGACTATTCGAAAGGCCAAGATCATCTCGCGCTCTGAAGTTACGCACACGCTTGCCGAACGCTCCGTCCTTGCTCAGATCAACAATCCATTCATCGTCCCGTTAAAGTTTAGTTTTCAGTCGCCTGAAAAGCTCTACTTTGTATTGGCGTTTGTTAATGGCGGAGAGTTATTCTTCCATCTGTCAAAGGAAGGACGCTTCGATATCAACCGTTCTCGTTTCTACACTGCCGAATTGCTGTGTGCTCTCGAATGCCTTCACGGATTCAACGTCATCTATCGGGATCTGAAGCCTGAAAACATCCTTCTCGACTACCAAGGCCATATTGCTCTTTGTGACTTTGGTTTGTGCAAGCTCGAGATGAAGGATGAGGATTCTACAAACACCTTTGTCGGCACTCCCGAGTATCTGGCACCCGAGCTGTTGAAGGGAGAAGGCTACGGCAAAACGGTGGATTGGTGGACGCTTGGCGTGCTGCTCTACGAAATGCTGACGGGTTTACCGCCGTTTTATGACGAAAACACAAACGAAATGTATCGCAAAATCTTGACAGCTCCCTTGAACTTTCCTGGCTACGATATCGTGCCTCCGGCAGCCAGGGACCTCCTAACCAAGCTTCTGGATCGAGACCCGACCAAGAGATTGGGAGTTAATGGCTCCACGGAAATCAAGTCGCATCCTTTCTTCCATGGCATTGACTGGAAGAAGCTCCTGCAGCGCAAATATGAGCCAACATTCAAGCCCCACGTG GCCAATGCTCTCGACACGATCAACTTTGATCAGCAGTTTACGGAAGAACCCGCCCAGGACTCCCTCCCCGACGATTTTGTGCTTTCAAAGACGATGCAAGACCAGTTTGTGAACTTTAGCTACAACAGGCCCGTGGCGGGATTAGACGATGCGGGCGGTAGCATCAAGGACCCGTCATTCCTAGATGCCTCTGAGGCACGAGGACGGAGGTAA